The Mangifera indica cultivar Alphonso unplaced genomic scaffold, CATAS_Mindica_2.1 Un_0085, whole genome shotgun sequence genome includes the window CCTCAGACCCATGATTTCTTTGACTCTTCGGTATCTCCTTTAGACTATAAAAAAGGACATATTAGCAAGGTGTCTTTCACCAATAATGAAGGCAAACAAACAGAAACAGAGACCTTTTCTCCTATACAAGCTTCAGCTCTATCTTGATTTTCCCATTCTGCTTCTCAATGGACTCACTAGTTACAACAATCATCAATGTATAACTGGAACTCAAATTAtcaatagtaaaaaaataattatagtcATTCTTATCGATCCTTAACTTGAGACTATATTTGCCCATGAAATTGGTAGGAAGAACTCAAGATTTTATCACCCCTAAAGGAGCTGCTTGAAGTGACACGGAATGCTTTGTATCGGCAATATGAATACTGTATTCACCCATTGGAATTCTTCGAATTCCAGACCGATCCACAACACTTAAAAATTTGCATACATGTATATTAATTCCAACTCGTTGTTGAGTTCCAGCAGCAACATGCACTTTCTCAAAGGCCACCAATTGTTTGTGTGGCGCCCAATGCCCTGCTGGTGGTGTGGAGTATACTAGCAATGTGTTAGAACCATCCTTGGAACCAATGTTTTTCACATCCACCTGAATGCCTAATGAGAGCCCCTTACATTTTGCATGTGTAACTCTGATTGCCTTGCCAGAAACAGTTACGTTCCCAAAGCGCAGGCGCCCGCGTAGGGGGACAGCCACCACGGTGGGTGCACTGGCTACAGTGTGTACAAAGTTTGTGTAACTGATTCCATGACCGAATGGGTACACAACTGGACCTTTGTAAAATCTGTAGGTTCTTCCAGGGTAGCTTTTTGATGGGCTGGATCGCATGGCCATGTTTGTCATTGGCAGATTTTTAATATACTCCTGTGGGTACCATGTCATTGGCAGCTTTCCTCCTGCATTGCATTAACAATATGAGAATGAAAATAAGCAAGAAATACACATGAAACTGGAGATTTTTAGACTAGAGCAAACCAGGATTGGTCGTTCCGAACAAGACATCAGCAATGGCCGTGCCTCCAGCTTGGCCGGGGTACCCAGCCCATAGAATGGCTACAATTCGTGGATCAGTTTTGGCAAACGATACATCAATAGGTCCACCAGACATTAAGACCAAAATAGTCGGGCCCCTAGAGGCTTGAGCAACTCTAGACACAAGCTCTTGTTGGCGTCCCGGTAAAAGCAACCCAGTCCTGTCTCTTTGTTCTGCTTCAATGGACTGATCAAGCCCCATCACAAGAACCGTTGCATCCGCTTGACGGCTAGTGTCAATAGCTGCCGCAAATGACTGATCATCGGCGCATGCTACATTCTTGCAACCTTGTTGATGAATTGTCTTGGCATATCTCCCTATTCCTTGCAAGGGAGTTGTGTATCCACATGCCACTCCTGGTGGTGAACAAAAACATAAGGcttcttgaaaaaaataacaacaataaactACCATCCTTCCTTGACTTACCAGCATAGTTACCAATCATAGTAACAGTGACATCAGAATTAGGACCAATGACAGCAATAGTGCGGTGACGGGGATGGGATAAAGGCAATGAAGGGCCATGGTTTTTAAGAAGAACAATGCCTTGTCTGGCAGCTTCGAGTGCAAGCTCTTGGTGAGCCTGGGTGCACACATCTTTGGGACCTAAATTCCCATATGGTTGTGCAGATGGCTCTCCATCAAACATGCCAAGCCTCATTTGTATGGTAATTGTGTTCATTAATGCGTTATTAACGTCCGCCTGACTCACCAACCCTCTCTGCACCGCATTCTCTGTGTGAACTCCTAAGAAAGGTCCACAGTTCAAATCCAAACCTGCAAAACTCTGCAATGTTTACTTACCGTCTGCctctatatatacaaaattaagttCTTAAAGTTGGTTTACATTCTAACTGACAATGTGCCGATGCGGGAAGGCTAATAGTTTGTGTTGAAAAAGGGATTAACCTGCTTTAATGGCAAGAGCAGCTGCTTCTTCAGGCGTTGATGTATAATGTTGAGTGTCGTAGTATACCCCAACAGAGTCACAGTCTGAAACAATATACCTGACGGCCACCAATAGGAAGATCATGAATATAAAGTGTGAAATCAGAAAGATAAAAGTTGCAATATTAATTACCCGTTGAGGCGCCATTGGCCGCGTATGGTGTTCTTGAGTATTTTAGGATCAGCGCAGGTGGGTATACCATTAACCTGATTGTATGAACACATAACACTGGCTACGTTACCATCTTTCACGCACATTCTGAATGGCACATCGAATGTGTCCTCCATGTCCTGCTTGCTTACCTGCCCACAAGTGTAAAAGCACAATCTGATGTCAGCTTTTAAATGTAATTGCCCTTGACAAAAATATGCATCCGTAGTTTACCAACCTTAGCGTTGAAGTGGAATCTGTCTACGCCATTCCAGTTATCGAGATCATAGGCTGTGAAGTGCTTACAAGAAGCAGCTACCTTCAGCCGCTCACCGTCGTTACCCTGTAACCCCCTAACGTAGCTAACAGCATAATTACCGGCTACCACAGGATCCTCACCGGGTGTCTCCTGCCCGCGGCCCCATCTTGGGTCTCTAAAAATGTTCACGTTTGGGCTCCAATAAGTAAGTCCAGCAATGCCACCATTGTACATTGCTCTTGCTTCATCTGACACAACCTGTGAACAccactattattaataataaatctcGAACAAgttaatatattttcactttttttaatcttgGATTGCCCTATCAGTCTAAAGTAGAAGCAATTAAAAGCAGATAAACACTTTTGATCCGTGCTTATGAAACTCATCATTGCATTACGCTTGCAGGCATAAAGAATTTTTGTTGCTCATAACAGATCATTTAGCCTGCaatatgttttcatttttgtggtCATTAAATATGCATAAAATGGTATTAACCACAATCATGCGGCTAATCTCTGCCATTATCCACAAATAAAACGAATCCCTCTATTGTACGGATTGTGGGCCACAAATGCAAGTtgtgatatataatatgatttattttagtGCTGGGCCTATTGGCTTGCTGGGGAAGGCTCCTGCAGGATTAAGATTTTTCATGTTATATGGAGTAAAGAAGAGGAGAGAATATAACAAAAAAGAGTTCTTCAACGGTTGACTTCATCGTCATGCAAGAAGTATAGagcttaattttaattaagaaagaTTTAAGATTTTACCCGTCCGATTGCTTCCCACAATGATGCATTGAAAGAAGCAGCGGTTGTGATGACTTGTGGGAAGCTAGTGGCCCCAGGAAAGTCCCCACCAAACTTGGTTCCCGGACCCACATTGGAAACCCCGTGAAGAGCCTCAGACCACCATTCATATCCTTTGATTCCAAGGCGTGGAACTGCTCCTGCATTGTTCACAAGCAGCCCAAACTTCTCCTTCAGACTCAGCCTTCCAATGAGGTCCTTCACTCTTTCCTGTATTGGTAAAGATACCTGACAAAACGGCAAAGTTTTCGTCATTGCAACTTTTGGGTCGCAAGCAAATGGTTCCCGGGCTAAACTGGAAACACCCAGAAGAAGACCCATGAGAAACAGCAGAAAGAAAGATGAAGCGATAGTGGTTCTATGAGGCATTTTTTGATTTGTGTAAAGAATAAGCTTGGCTAGTGTTGCTTTTTGAATATGCAATGTAGAGTATATATAGGTGAAGTGCGAACCAGAATGGCACTGACTGGTG containing:
- the LOC123207517 gene encoding probable beta-D-xylosidase 2 isoform X2 encodes the protein MYNGGIAGLTYWSPNVNIFRDPRWGRGQETPGEDPVVAGNYAVSYVRGLQGNDGERLKVAASCKHFTAYDLDNWNGVDRFHFNAKVSKQDMEDTFDVPFRMCVKDGNVASVMCSYNQVNGIPTCADPKILKNTIRGQWRLNGYIVSDCDSVGVYYDTQHYTSTPEEAAALAIKAGLDLNCGPFLGVHTENAVQRGLVSQADVNNALMNTITIQMRLGMFDGEPSAQPYGNLGPKDVCTQAHQELALEAARQGIVLLKNHGPSLPLSHPRHRTIAVIGPNSDVTVTMIGNYAGVACGYTTPLQGIGRYAKTIHQQGCKNVACADDQSFAAAIDTSRQADATVLVMGLDQSIEAEQRDRTGLLLPGRQQELVSRVAQASRGPTILVLMSGGPIDVSFAKTDPRIVAILWAGYPGQAGGTAIADVLFGTTNPGGKLPMTWYPQEYIKNLPMTNMAMRSSPSKSYPGRTYRFYKGPVVYPFGHGISYTNFVHTVASAPTVVAVPLRGRLRFGNVTVSGKAIRVTHAKCKGLSLGIQVDVKNIGSKDGSNTLLVYSTPPAGHWAPHKQLVAFEKVHVAAGTQQRVGINIHVCKFLSVVDRSGIRRIPMGEYSIHIADTKHSVSLQAAPLGVIKS
- the LOC123207517 gene encoding probable beta-D-xylosidase 2 isoform X1 — encoded protein: MPHRTTIASSFFLLFLMGLLLGVSSLAREPFACDPKVAMTKTLPFCQVSLPIQERVKDLIGRLSLKEKFGLLVNNAGAVPRLGIKGYEWWSEALHGVSNVGPGTKFGGDFPGATSFPQVITTAASFNASLWEAIGRVVSDEARAMYNGGIAGLTYWSPNVNIFRDPRWGRGQETPGEDPVVAGNYAVSYVRGLQGNDGERLKVAASCKHFTAYDLDNWNGVDRFHFNAKVSKQDMEDTFDVPFRMCVKDGNVASVMCSYNQVNGIPTCADPKILKNTIRGQWRLNGYIVSDCDSVGVYYDTQHYTSTPEEAAALAIKAGLDLNCGPFLGVHTENAVQRGLVSQADVNNALMNTITIQMRLGMFDGEPSAQPYGNLGPKDVCTQAHQELALEAARQGIVLLKNHGPSLPLSHPRHRTIAVIGPNSDVTVTMIGNYAGVACGYTTPLQGIGRYAKTIHQQGCKNVACADDQSFAAAIDTSRQADATVLVMGLDQSIEAEQRDRTGLLLPGRQQELVSRVAQASRGPTILVLMSGGPIDVSFAKTDPRIVAILWAGYPGQAGGTAIADVLFGTTNPGGKLPMTWYPQEYIKNLPMTNMAMRSSPSKSYPGRTYRFYKGPVVYPFGHGISYTNFVHTVASAPTVVAVPLRGRLRFGNVTVSGKAIRVTHAKCKGLSLGIQVDVKNIGSKDGSNTLLVYSTPPAGHWAPHKQLVAFEKVHVAAGTQQRVGINIHVCKFLSVVDRSGIRRIPMGEYSIHIADTKHSVSLQAAPLGVIKS